The Methanobrevibacter wolinii SH genome includes a window with the following:
- a CDS encoding glycosyltransferase family 2 protein, which translates to MPYKISIIMPVYNAEKYLENSLNSIVNQTIGIENLQVIIVDDKSTDSSCSIIEKYYNKYPNNFKIIHLKSNIGAAYGPKNIALNHVKAPYIMFLDSDDSFELDACEVLYNKIIKTNVDIVYGRYKRIYTDTELLEKNKNHYINSNLEIVQKSHSAFKDCLYEYTDDIIDNINLKGIIGFLWRNIFSHIFYANTIKNPDENNGVFNEIYIEKLEDNINILRSLPSFWTKIYDANLILSNNIKFPELISAEDLNFLMEAYFNAKGIIFLNNKFVYNYYMHDDNEDKSITKNITYKLVYDSLIGYFKCSKLCNKYDFKYSDIILNPFILNWIQIYKQANLSIDEKHNLYESFQMFVEEYNCGFIGKLLCRYVLRMINKSFND; encoded by the coding sequence ATGCCATATAAAATAAGTATTATAATGCCTGTATATAATGCAGAAAAATATTTAGAAAATTCATTAAACTCAATAGTTAATCAAACAATCGGTATTGAAAATCTTCAAGTTATTATTGTTGATGATAAATCAACAGATTCTAGTTGTTCTATTATAGAGAAGTATTATAATAAGTATCCTAATAATTTTAAAATAATTCATCTTAAATCAAATATTGGAGCAGCATATGGTCCTAAGAATATAGCTTTAAATCATGTTAAAGCACCATATATTATGTTTCTTGATTCTGATGACAGTTTTGAACTTGATGCTTGTGAAGTATTATATAATAAAATCATTAAAACAAATGTTGATATTGTATATGGAAGATATAAAAGGATTTATACAGATACTGAATTATTGGAAAAAAATAAGAATCATTATATTAATTCTAATTTAGAAATAGTACAAAAATCACATTCTGCTTTTAAAGATTGTTTATATGAATATACTGATGATATAATTGATAATATTAATTTAAAAGGCATAATTGGTTTTTTATGGAGAAATATTTTCTCACATATATTTTATGCTAATACAATTAAAAATCCTGATGAAAATAATGGAGTATTTAATGAAATTTATATTGAAAAATTAGAAGATAATATTAATATTCTTAGAAGCCTTCCTTCATTTTGGACTAAAATTTATGATGCTAATTTAATTTTATCAAATAATATTAAGTTTCCAGAATTGATTTCTGCTGAAGATTTAAATTTTTTAATGGAAGCTTATTTTAATGCTAAGGGTATTATATTTTTAAATAATAAATTTGTTTATAATTATTATATGCATGATGATAATGAAGATAAATCTATTACAAAGAATATTACTTATAAACTTGTTTATGATTCATTAATTGGATACTTTAAATGTTCTAAATTATGTAATAAGTATGATTTTAAGTATTCTGATATTATACTTAATCCATTTATACTTAATTGGATTCAGATTTATAAACAAGCTAATTTATCTATTGATGAGAAACATAATTTATATGAAAGTTTTCAGATGTTTGTAGAAGAGTATAATTGTGGTTTTATAGGTAAATTATTATGTAGATATGTTCTAAGAATGATTAATAAATCATTTAATGATTAA
- a CDS encoding uroporphyrinogen-III synthase — translation MSNKKVVALTRPISRSKEAIKLIEDYGGEALVVPTLELELLNSPSLKDFMSEIDDLDWLIFTSVSSLDSIFKFYPDFNDKLSNKCKTAVIGHKTAEVTEKYGIHVDLIPEDYTAEGLLRSFKDIDIKGKKIGIPRTYSARNVLPDTLEKWGANVILAESYRSILPHDISKIQDLINKIFNNEIDAITFTSPLTVKNLFKVAENKKDDLAKILSNNVLTVSIGPITGYTLDDFNVKYIYPERYTVKDMIDLMFNHF, via the coding sequence ATGTCTAATAAGAAAGTAGTTGCTTTAACACGTCCAATTTCTAGGTCAAAAGAAGCTATTAAGTTAATTGAAGATTATGGTGGAGAAGCTTTAGTAGTGCCTACTCTTGAACTTGAACTTTTAAATTCTCCTTCTTTGAAAGATTTTATGTCTGAAATTGATGATTTAGATTGGTTAATATTTACTTCAGTTTCATCTCTTGATTCTATATTTAAATTTTATCCAGATTTTAATGATAAATTGTCTAATAAATGTAAAACTGCAGTTATTGGTCATAAAACTGCTGAAGTTACAGAAAAATATGGTATACATGTTGATTTAATACCTGAAGATTATACTGCAGAAGGATTACTTAGAAGTTTTAAAGATATTGATATTAAAGGTAAAAAAATTGGTATTCCTAGAACTTATTCTGCACGTAATGTCTTACCTGATACTTTAGAAAAATGGGGTGCTAATGTAATTCTTGCAGAAAGTTATAGATCTATATTACCTCATGATATAAGTAAAATTCAAGATTTAATTAATAAAATTTTTAATAATGAAATTGATGCAATTACATTTACAAGTCCTTTAACTGTTAAAAATCTTTTTAAAGTTGCAGAAAATAAAAAAGATGATTTAGCTAAAATATTATCTAATAATGTTTTAACAGTGTCTATTGGTCCTATTACTGGATATACTTTAGATGACTTTAATGTTAAGTATATTTATCCAGAAAGATACACTGTAAAAGATATGATTGATTTAATGTTTAATCATTTTTAA
- a CDS encoding DUF2142 domain-containing protein, producing the protein MFDFKKNNNLYISFYIIFSVLFIAYQSSIKNINLKGTLLLFGLLIIIASFLILYLYDKDLPIYKLAFILILTFGVLCVFLSPIVSISDESEHFVRSEMTSRGVIEPVYVNNTNHLLRGYETIASVHGAAIHKLGGKTVFETTWDDKKINYKKSFVGSSFAQNPFYGYIPQAIGIDIAKALNLNNIWMLWLGRLCNLLMYAFIASYAIKKAPHYKKALFLTACFPLAISQAGSLSIDATVNSLALLTIAYFLYIYFKDDSTVGLLDVSVFLILDLLCGLTKVTYLGLILLIFLVPKSRFNLKKSFYYSRIGPIFIFIIGLLWSHFAEKKLALSWRASYALRHGVNPTIQLLYISKHLGQFLTTLFDFNNLKILYLGLFYFGHGHFCSFTSLFLVITFFVFYWIFTLNYSEKQLFNKKTRIGIFLIFCIIYYGTLFVQYLTWCPIGATKIYEIEFGRYFIPLVALGPMIFNLNKDKILYKFSDKLFYTLIISFMGILVLLTFITFY; encoded by the coding sequence ATGTTTGATTTTAAGAAAAACAATAATTTATATATAAGTTTTTATATAATATTTTCAGTTTTATTTATTGCATATCAGTCTTCTATAAAAAATATTAATTTAAAGGGTACTCTTTTATTATTTGGACTTTTAATTATTATTGCTTCTTTTTTAATTCTTTATTTATATGATAAAGATTTACCAATTTATAAATTGGCATTTATATTAATATTGACCTTTGGAGTTTTATGTGTATTTTTATCTCCAATTGTTAGTATTTCTGATGAAAGTGAGCATTTTGTTCGTTCAGAAATGACTTCTCGTGGAGTCATTGAACCAGTTTATGTTAATAATACAAATCATTTACTTAGAGGTTATGAAACTATTGCATCTGTACATGGTGCTGCTATTCATAAATTAGGTGGTAAAACTGTATTTGAAACTACTTGGGATGATAAAAAAATTAATTATAAAAAATCTTTTGTAGGTTCTTCTTTTGCTCAAAATCCTTTTTATGGCTATATTCCACAGGCAATAGGTATTGATATTGCTAAAGCTTTAAATCTTAATAATATATGGATGCTTTGGTTAGGTAGATTATGTAATCTTTTAATGTATGCATTTATTGCTTCATATGCAATTAAAAAAGCACCTCATTATAAAAAAGCATTATTCTTAACTGCTTGTTTTCCTCTTGCAATTTCACAAGCAGGATCATTAAGTATTGATGCTACAGTTAATAGTCTTGCTCTTTTAACTATTGCTTATTTTTTATATATTTATTTTAAAGATGATTCTACTGTAGGTTTATTGGATGTTTCAGTCTTTTTAATCTTAGATTTACTTTGTGGTTTAACTAAAGTAACTTATTTAGGTTTAATATTGTTGATCTTTTTAGTTCCTAAATCTAGATTTAATCTTAAAAAATCATTTTATTATTCTCGTATTGGTCCTATTTTTATTTTCATCATTGGTTTATTATGGTCACATTTTGCTGAGAAAAAATTGGCTCTTTCATGGAGAGCAAGTTATGCTTTAAGACATGGTGTTAATCCAACTATACAATTATTATATATTTCAAAACATTTAGGTCAGTTTTTAACTACTTTATTTGATTTTAATAATTTAAAAATACTTTATTTAGGATTATTCTATTTTGGACATGGTCATTTTTGTTCTTTTACTTCATTGTTTTTAGTTATCACATTTTTTGTATTTTATTGGATATTTACATTAAATTATTCTGAAAAACAATTGTTTAATAAAAAAACAAGAATAGGTATATTTTTAATTTTTTGTATAATTTATTATGGTACTTTATTTGTCCAATATTTAACTTGGTGTCCTATTGGTGCTACTAAAATATATGAAATTGAATTTGGTAGATATTTTATTCCACTTGTAGCACTAGGTCCTATGATATTTAATCTAAATAAAGATAAAATTTTGTATAAATTTTCTGATAAACTGTTTTATACTTTAATTATATCTTTTATGGGTATTTTAGTACTTTTAACATTTATTACATTTTATTAA
- a CDS encoding DUF7839 domain-containing protein → MEIFKKRGAMTKFQILSEISKQEPHLKQKDLAERLGITVQAVSENIKSLIEEEYITSKDGRSPYKITQEGIKKVKRDAITLRKYSDSVLEIMNHYQSVWPAIASENIEKGDKVGLYMKKGMLYASHGNQSATAVALSSAKVGEDVALGELNGLIDLKSGQAIIITLPTIKEGGSSATDLNLIKNIYDNGFQEWGDNSQIDKVAAVGTVAHAVANKLNIPIDLEFSVASSTASAARKGLNIMALSVGNMTKSFIRELEAEEVKYNVIDGTK, encoded by the coding sequence ATGGAAATATTTAAAAAAAGAGGAGCTATGACTAAATTTCAAATTTTAAGTGAAATTTCAAAACAAGAACCTCATCTTAAACAAAAAGATTTAGCAGAACGTTTAGGAATTACAGTTCAAGCTGTATCTGAAAATATTAAATCTTTAATTGAAGAAGAGTATATTACATCTAAAGATGGACGTTCTCCATATAAAATCACCCAAGAAGGTATTAAAAAAGTTAAAAGAGATGCAATTACTTTACGTAAGTATTCTGATAGTGTTTTAGAAATTATGAATCATTATCAATCTGTATGGCCAGCTATTGCTAGTGAAAATATTGAAAAAGGAGATAAAGTTGGTTTATACATGAAAAAAGGTATGCTTTATGCTTCTCATGGTAATCAATCAGCAACTGCAGTTGCACTTTCTTCAGCTAAAGTTGGTGAAGATGTAGCTTTAGGTGAACTTAATGGATTAATTGATCTTAAAAGTGGTCAAGCTATTATTATTACTTTACCTACTATTAAGGAAGGTGGGTCTTCAGCTACTGATTTAAATTTAATTAAAAATATTTATGATAATGGTTTTCAAGAGTGGGGAGATAATAGTCAAATAGATAAAGTTGCAGCTGTAGGTACTGTTGCTCATGCTGTAGCAAATAAATTAAATATTCCTATAGATTTAGAATTTTCAGTAGCTAGTTCAACTGCTTCTGCAGCTAGAAAAGGATTAAATATTATGGCTTTATCTGTTGGTAATATGACTAAAAGTTTTATCCGTGAGCTTGAAGCAGAAGAAGTTAAATATAATGTTATTGATGGAACTAAATAA
- a CDS encoding thermonuclease family protein, translated as MKKTTGFIIIVLIIGAILCITAASSHNYDSYENSVDDNQYYTNSSVDTNTTDNNTTSNSTNASAYSETSKDSNSHYGIPVRHEVTGYCYKVIDGDTIRVDGIGGNEKVRFVGVNTPEKGEDGYYDAKNYIKEKCLDKTVYLDIDDARPHDKYNRTLAIVYDNQDENLNQQLLVKQLAEVMYIPPSEFQKGLGLPDGTYKVNPKYA; from the coding sequence ATGAAAAAAACTACTGGATTTATAATAATCGTTTTAATTATTGGGGCAATTTTATGTATAACTGCTGCTAGTTCACATAATTATGACTCATATGAAAACTCTGTTGATGATAATCAATACTATACAAATAGTAGTGTTGATACAAATACTACAGATAACAATACAACTAGTAATAGTACAAATGCTTCAGCTTATAGCGAAACAAGTAAAGACTCAAACAGTCATTATGGAATTCCTGTAAGACATGAAGTTACAGGTTATTGTTATAAAGTAATTGATGGAGATACAATACGAGTTGATGGTATTGGTGGCAATGAAAAGGTTAGATTTGTAGGGGTAAATACACCTGAAAAAGGTGAAGATGGATATTATGATGCTAAAAACTATATTAAAGAAAAATGTTTAGATAAAACTGTTTATCTTGATATAGATGATGCTAGACCACATGATAAATATAATAGAACTCTTGCAATTGTTTACGACAATCAAGATGAAAACTTAAATCAACAACTTCTTGTTAAACAATTAGCGGAAGTAATGTATATACCTCCTTCTGAGTTCCAAAAAGGTCTTGGTCTACCAGATGGTACTTATAAAGTAAATCCAAAATATGCATAA
- the pnuC gene encoding nicotinamide riboside transporter PnuC produces MNVQKLLRDEVSGWKNWEKTWFILATISVFILSLLSNNNLLSLITAVTGVISIICSGKGKLAGFVFGAINATLYAYIAFTSMYYGEMLLNLFYFLPMEFYGFYVWSKHMNPETKEVNKKSLSNRNRIIVIIAVILGGLVYGFILQNFNDAMPFVDSLLSILSIITMFLAIEMYMENWILWICVNLLRILLWVYSTMNGLNNIPMVLMSSVYLINSIIMFVKWKREVDSNMLNS; encoded by the coding sequence ATGAATGTTCAAAAATTATTAAGGGATGAAGTTTCTGGATGGAAAAATTGGGAGAAAACATGGTTTATACTTGCTACAATATCTGTTTTTATATTATCCTTATTATCAAATAATAATTTATTAAGTTTAATTACTGCTGTAACTGGTGTTATTTCAATTATATGTTCTGGTAAAGGTAAATTAGCAGGTTTTGTATTTGGTGCTATTAATGCTACATTATATGCATATATTGCATTTACTAGTATGTATTATGGGGAAATGTTACTTAATTTATTTTATTTCTTGCCTATGGAATTCTATGGTTTCTATGTCTGGAGTAAACATATGAATCCAGAGACTAAAGAGGTTAATAAAAAATCTTTATCAAATAGAAATAGAATTATTGTTATAATTGCAGTAATTCTCGGTGGTCTTGTTTATGGATTTATACTACAAAACTTCAATGATGCAATGCCATTTGTAGATTCATTACTTAGTATATTGTCTATTATTACAATGTTCCTTGCTATTGAGATGTATATGGAGAATTGGATTTTATGGATTTGTGTAAACCTTTTAAGAATTTTACTTTGGGTTTATTCTACTATGAATGGATTAAATAATATTCCAATGGTTTTAATGAGTTCTGTTTATCTTATTAATTCTATTATAATGTTTGTTAAATGGAAACGTGAGGTTGATAGTAATATGCTTAATTCTTAA
- a CDS encoding DEAD/DEAH box helicase: MSKKNINFNDFNIKDEIKRAIKDMGFEEPSLIQKKAIPEGLKGRDLIGQAQTGTGKTVAFAVPALNKIWIEDKSPQVLVLTPTRELAIQVAGEFGKLSQYMKKLRILPVYGGQPIGRQTRFLKKGVHVVIGTPGRVIDHINRGNLDVSAIETLVLDEADEMLDMGFIDDIEKIIKRTPKNRQTLLFSATISKDIKRIANKYQNNPEHIKIKPTKFTVPKINQYYFEVPRNKKISVLCNILDLYDINLALVFCNTKKQVDFLKRKMKSRGYSVGAIHGDMKQTKRDRVMDKFRKGKIDLLIATDVAARGIDVPNVEVVFNYDVPSSDEFYVHRIGRTGRAGKVGYAFTFVSGRDVKQFRSIRRNTHQKIKQRKAPTFEDVEMKKYNIILNEVKNIIDNKDLSKNINLIENLMVEDYDSVEIAAALLKLIKKN; encoded by the coding sequence ATGAGTAAAAAAAATATAAATTTTAATGATTTTAATATAAAAGATGAGATTAAAAGAGCTATTAAAGATATGGGATTTGAAGAACCTAGTCTTATTCAAAAGAAAGCTATTCCTGAAGGTCTTAAAGGGAGAGATTTAATTGGTCAAGCTCAAACAGGTACTGGTAAAACTGTAGCATTTGCAGTTCCTGCATTAAATAAGATTTGGATTGAAGATAAATCACCACAAGTACTTGTACTTACCCCTACAAGGGAATTAGCTATTCAAGTTGCAGGAGAATTTGGTAAACTTTCACAATATATGAAAAAATTAAGAATATTGCCTGTTTATGGTGGACAACCTATTGGAAGACAAACAAGATTTTTAAAAAAAGGAGTTCATGTAGTTATTGGTACTCCAGGTCGTGTAATTGATCATATCAATAGGGGAAATTTAGATGTTTCTGCAATAGAGACACTTGTTCTTGATGAAGCTGATGAGATGTTAGATATGGGTTTTATTGATGATATTGAAAAAATCATTAAGAGAACACCTAAAAATAGACAAACTCTTCTCTTTTCAGCAACTATTTCAAAAGATATTAAACGTATTGCTAATAAGTATCAGAATAATCCGGAACATATTAAGATTAAACCTACTAAATTCACAGTCCCTAAAATTAATCAATATTACTTTGAAGTTCCAAGAAATAAAAAGATAAGTGTTTTATGTAATATACTTGATTTATATGATATTAATCTTGCACTTGTATTCTGTAATACTAAGAAACAAGTTGATTTTTTAAAACGTAAAATGAAAAGTAGAGGTTACTCTGTAGGTGCAATTCATGGGGATATGAAACAAACAAAACGTGATAGAGTAATGGATAAGTTTAGGAAAGGAAAAATAGATCTTTTAATTGCAACTGATGTTGCAGCAAGAGGTATTGATGTTCCAAATGTTGAAGTTGTATTTAATTATGATGTTCCAAGTAGTGATGAATTTTATGTTCATAGAATTGGAAGAACAGGAAGGGCTGGGAAAGTAGGTTATGCATTTACTTTTGTATCTGGACGTGATGTTAAACAATTTAGAAGTATTCGTAGAAATACTCATCAAAAAATTAAGCAAAGGAAAGCTCCAACATTTGAAGATGTTGAGATGAAAAAATATAATATTATTTTAAATGAAGTAAAAAATATTATTGATAATAAAGATTTAAGTAAAAACATTAATTTAATTGAAAATTTAATGGTTGAAGATTACGATTCTGTTGAAATTGCAGCTGCTTTACTAAAATTAATTAAAAAAAATTAA
- a CDS encoding DHHA1 domain-containing protein: MEDLPSEMKDLYKKAKDIILENDDIMIYSHTDCDGISSGAILTTILERIGKDYDIDFVSLDKLEDLPIDHTLTIFSDLGSGQPVEKNATEDSNIIILDHHPPLRDKNYRNTADCNFLEINPMHYGINGTYYICGGGLCYYLAKEFGFDDLSWIGVLSAVGDMQNTHTGKMEGLNKLILQDAIDNGLVKRNSDLSLYGRETRPLYVALSYFSDVNLPITNSKTECIALLDELDIPRKKDCIEVLNDSIVPAEYKQECESVLIELGIEHKSVSDCVSIIEESDISDDIKDDCLTVLRSLGDRFRTLADLTNSEKSRLFSALVKMLSREVPGKYVKYIPKLVAADTFEFLKEEDHTFLRDAAEFSTAMNACVRNNEDFVALEILKGNRDVALDKLEVISRNHRRYLATHIQLIPDMDALVQMDNIQYFDGTNLSTPEDKGSGIRTTVIGTITGMVLSYGDWRKPILGFVPLEDNPNILKISLRCSRLLAYDGVHFGNIIREVARSLGGNGGGHAVACGAYIPIEYKDEFLNDFNEMLYGKL, translated from the coding sequence ATGGAAGATTTACCTTCTGAAATGAAGGATTTATATAAAAAGGCTAAAGACATTATTCTTGAAAATGATGACATTATGATTTATAGTCATACTGATTGTGATGGAATATCCTCTGGAGCAATTTTAACTACTATCTTAGAGAGAATTGGTAAAGATTATGATATTGACTTTGTTTCTCTTGATAAATTAGAAGATTTACCTATTGATCATACTCTTACTATTTTTTCAGATTTAGGTTCTGGTCAGCCTGTTGAGAAGAATGCAACTGAAGATTCTAATATTATTATATTAGACCATCACCCTCCTTTAAGAGATAAAAATTATAGAAACACTGCTGATTGTAATTTTTTAGAAATCAATCCTATGCATTATGGTATTAATGGTACTTATTATATTTGTGGTGGTGGATTATGTTATTACCTTGCAAAAGAATTTGGATTTGATGATTTAAGTTGGATTGGAGTTTTAAGTGCTGTTGGAGATATGCAAAATACACATACTGGTAAGATGGAAGGTCTTAATAAATTAATTCTTCAAGATGCTATTGATAATGGTTTAGTTAAAAGAAATAGTGATTTATCATTATATGGACGTGAAACAAGACCTTTGTATGTCGCATTATCTTATTTTAGTGATGTTAATCTTCCAATTACTAATAGTAAAACAGAATGTATTGCACTTCTTGATGAATTAGATATTCCTCGTAAAAAAGATTGTATTGAAGTCTTAAATGATTCAATTGTTCCAGCAGAATATAAACAAGAATGTGAATCCGTTTTAATTGAATTAGGTATTGAACATAAATCAGTAAGTGATTGTGTTAGTATTATTGAAGAATCAGATATTTCAGATGATATTAAAGATGATTGTTTAACTGTTCTTAGAAGTTTAGGTGATAGATTTAGAACTTTGGCTGATTTAACTAATTCTGAAAAAAGTAGATTGTTTTCTGCTCTTGTTAAAATGTTATCACGTGAAGTTCCTGGAAAATATGTTAAATATATTCCTAAATTAGTAGCTGCAGATACTTTTGAATTTTTAAAAGAAGAAGATCATACTTTTTTAAGGGATGCTGCAGAGTTTTCAACAGCTATGAATGCATGTGTTAGAAATAATGAGGATTTTGTTGCTCTTGAAATTTTAAAAGGGAATCGTGATGTAGCACTTGATAAGTTGGAAGTTATTTCAAGAAATCATAGACGATATCTTGCTACTCATATTCAACTTATTCCAGATATGGATGCACTTGTTCAAATGGATAATATTCAATATTTTGATGGTACTAATCTTTCTACACCAGAAGATAAAGGATCTGGAATTAGAACAACTGTAATTGGTACTATTACAGGTATGGTTTTATCTTATGGTGATTGGAGAAAACCTATTCTTGGTTTTGTTCCTTTAGAAGATAATCCTAATATTTTAAAAATATCATTAAGATGTTCAAGACTTCTTGCATATGATGGTGTTCATTTTGGTAATATAATCCGTGAAGTTGCACGTAGTTTAGGTGGAAATGGTGGAGGTCACGCTGTAGCTTGTGGTGCATATATTCCAATTGAGTATAAAGATGAATTCCTTAATGATTTTAATGAAATGTTATATGGTAAATTATAA
- a CDS encoding signal recognition particle subunit SRP19/SEC65 family protein, whose translation MKNELMTIWPIYLDSNKTLKEGRKISKKDAVDNPSLNEIRKACYKLHLKPLVEKDKTYPGLWYEHTGRVAVDTDMKKLVLLREVAAKIKEIRN comes from the coding sequence ATGAAAAATGAACTTATGACAATATGGCCTATATACTTAGACTCAAATAAGACTCTTAAAGAGGGACGTAAAATTTCTAAAAAAGATGCTGTAGATAATCCAAGTTTAAATGAAATTAGAAAAGCATGTTATAAATTGCATTTAAAACCTTTAGTTGAAAAAGATAAAACTTATCCTGGTTTATGGTATGAACATACTGGTAGAGTAGCTGTTGATACTGATATGAAGAAACTTGTTTTACTTAGGGAAGTTGCAGCTAAAATTAAAGAAATTAGAAATTGA
- a CDS encoding CRISPR-associated protein Cas4, which produces MENKLINNYSNYDYENYSNFKGVQIVNGVLNFPISWLNIQGYCEYSLYLQYAKCIQVPSTLAMKRGTEVHQNLEDKFKETAKPASFKDTLKTSKEIETKSREMFIIEPDYGIRGYIDEVQMTPNEFIIIDDKPGTKAYPSHINQIRAYCLAFQSMVNKQSNNEDNRRIIGALRQRGTDNIFYTEVFDESIKENILYLIKRMHGLIEGSKPFIPTKNPNKCRSCRFKDKCENNLS; this is translated from the coding sequence ATGGAAAATAAATTAATTAATAATTATTCCAATTATGATTATGAAAATTATTCTAATTTTAAAGGTGTTCAAATAGTCAATGGAGTATTAAACTTTCCAATTAGCTGGTTAAATATTCAAGGTTACTGTGAATATTCTTTATACCTTCAATATGCTAAATGTATTCAAGTTCCATCTACTTTAGCAATGAAAAGAGGAACTGAAGTACATCAAAATCTTGAAGATAAATTTAAAGAAACTGCAAAACCAGCTAGTTTTAAAGATACTTTAAAAACTTCTAAAGAAATTGAAACAAAATCTAGGGAAATGTTTATTATAGAACCAGATTATGGTATTAGAGGTTATATTGATGAAGTTCAAATGACACCTAATGAGTTTATAATTATTGATGATAAACCTGGAACTAAGGCTTATCCTTCACATATTAATCAAATTAGAGCTTATTGTCTTGCATTTCAATCTATGGTTAATAAACAATCTAATAATGAAGACAATCGTAGGATAATTGGTGCATTACGTCAAAGAGGTACTGATAATATATTTTATACTGAAGTCTTTGATGAAAGTATTAAAGAGAATATTTTATATCTTATTAAACGTATGCATGGATTAATTGAAGGTTCTAAACCATTTATTCCAACTAAAAATCCTAATAAATGTAGAAGTTGTAGATTTAAGGATAAATGTGAAAATAATCTTTCATAA
- a CDS encoding RDD family protein gives MVSLITKRTIAYILDFLVVSAFMWPISFVLFTFCNPFYKYQIYHYFIIVAPILIIIYFVFCEKIKGATVGKLLMFIEVVDDNGGRISYKQSIIRNISKLWWFPIIFDFVIGQLYGNKHERVLGQLSHTKVINEDKSKFDL, from the coding sequence ATGGTAAGTTTAATAACTAAAAGGACTATTGCATATATCTTAGACTTTTTAGTGGTTTCAGCATTCATGTGGCCGATATCTTTTGTATTGTTTACATTTTGTAATCCTTTTTACAAATATCAAATATATCATTATTTTATTATTGTAGCTCCAATATTAATTATTATATATTTTGTTTTCTGTGAAAAGATTAAAGGTGCTACTGTTGGTAAATTATTAATGTTTATTGAAGTAGTTGATGATAATGGAGGTAGAATATCCTATAAACAATCTATAATTAGAAATATTTCTAAATTATGGTGGTTCCCAATAATATTTGATTTTGTTATTGGACAATTATATGGAAATAAACATGAACGTGTTTTAGGTCAATTATCTCATACAAAAGTTATTAATGAAGATAAATCAAAGTTTGATTTATAA